The Hermetia illucens chromosome 2, iHerIll2.2.curated.20191125, whole genome shotgun sequence genomic interval atttcctcgggataccgaattctctcatggctgtatacagtgccctggctatgctatcataggcggctttaaagtcgatgaaaagatggtgcaactgttgtccatattccaacagtttttccatcgcttgccgcacagagaaaaaaactgatctgttgctgatttgcctggagtgaagcctctttggtatgggccaataatgttctgggcgtatggggctatccggcctagcaagatagtggagaatatcttatagatggcactcagcaacgttataactctataattgctgcactgtgtgatatctccctttatgtgtgagacagataatgcctcgttgccaatcgtcaggcatcgattcgctgtcccataccttgagcacaagttgatgaaccacttggtgtaactggtcgcctccatatttaaccaattcgactgtaactccatcggctcctggcgacttatgatttttaagctgatgaattgtacggaccgtttctcctatacttggtggtggcagtatttgtccgtcgtcttcagttgcgaCATGATGATGATATCGTCAATGTAACAAAATACGAATTCCAGGTCACGAAATATTTGATCCATAAAATGCTGCGTGGCGTTACGTAAGCCAAATGGCATCACCAAAAACTCGAATAAGCCAGGCGGTGTTCGAGCAGCAGTTTTGGGAAAGTCTTCTTTAGTCATGGGAATTTGGTGGTATGCACAGTTTAGGTCCAGTGTCGTGAACACAGTTTTTTCCAGTAGTCGTTCACTCACGTGGTGAATATGTGCAATTGGGTAATGATCGTAGCCGGCGACTTGAGTCACAATAGAAATGCCGTACTCAGGTGTTTGCAAATTTTGTCCTGACTTTGAAATGGACGTAGTGCGATCAATGAGGCATTTGATCGGTGTGTCGATGTTAGCGATaacaaataaatattgaaaGGATCTTCGAAGTCCCAGATTGACTTCAAGCGATTCTTCGCCGTATGTGGTGACCTCCCATAGGTTGGCCGCTTGAGCTCTCCCGCAACAAGTTGGTGTTTGATACACTTGCGAGGAATTACGGAGATGATTGAGCCGGAATCAATCAGAAAACGGAGGTTGTTTCGgctgtctgtaatatgtaggcGGTGTTCTTAAATGCTGTTGCCGTCGCCTACCGCCTCGACGTGCGGCAGCTCAGTTAGttgtccaatttttttttcaaatcggcACGGGGAACGACACTTCAGTGCTTTTTTGTCGAAGCCGTAATGATAGTAGCACAGTTCCGAGTTACCACTTCGGCGGAAGAACGATTCCTAGCACGATGTCGTCGAGCTTTAGATGTTGATCTTCCTTGAAGGCCTCTAATTGCTGCCTTCCGACCTGGAGAGGTGCTCTGGTTAACTAGACGGCTGTTGATGGTACATGTCTGCTGTGCGGGCGACGTAGACAGGACATTTAGATACGGATTATTGTCCAATATTTCTGCCAGTTTGTCTAGTTTAAGGCCATTGTCACTATCACTCATTGTTAATACAGATTAACTGTGAAAATGCCGATATTGTTAATGCACATTGACTGCGGAGTCTTTTTGTACACAATAAAAATGGCGGATGGAGTCTGAACTTCACAAGGGACGCGATTCTAATTTGTTCATCAGCGGGGGTCACCATTTATAGATATATATGCGAAATTAGCTGTTGTGACAACTTTCTATAAAAATGAAATACGATGATTAAAGCaattaatcatttatttaacaaaGAGATTTAACACATAAAGCCATGCCGGTGGACAATCAAGGGGAGAGAGATCTTCTTCCAAAAACTTCTAGCCGATGGAACCGCCGCTCTGGTGGTTGAAGTTGAAAACGTTTACACCGCTACAATTGGAAGACCACAAGCGGCATCGATTGGAAGTTTCTCAGCgggcaatccaattggattaaaatttaaactgcgaccttccgctacgacagcctacggctctaaccactgagacATCCGGACACAGCAATATATactgacgcaaaatgtcacgtgctgcattacCACTATTCCTTTTCGTCCTTGTCGAGAGGACGTTGAagacttcaatggaccatgacatctttcttcatcCACATCAACTGCGCCGGTaactcaccgagtcatggaccttggccaaatggctctggattttgaaAAGGAGCCAGGCAAATTCGAACTGAAGAtatcaacaaaactaaggtccTCAATCTGACAGGTCATTGCGCTTTTGCTATCTGAATTAATGGCCACAGCATTGAAGGCAtcgataaatttgtatatcATAGTAGCATCATCAGCAGAGGTGCCACCGAACTCGATGTTACTCGATGTATTAACAGCGCTGTTTTATCTAAAGTCTGGAAATACAACTATCTCGACACAAACATCAAGTTTAGACTattctattccaatgttctcacTGTGCTGCTATATGAAAGCAGCGAATGGAAAGCGAGCGCCACTATTATTTGAAAACTCCAAGCGTTCGTGAACATTTGTCTGGGGCGTATCATTGGGGTTATCTGGGCCGACATAATCTTAAACGAAAAGTTTCGCCCGGATACGGGCTAACTATCTGTGGAGatgttgatcagaaggcggaactGGCCATGGATAGGCTAGACATTAAGAATGGGCGGTGACTCCACTGCTGATCATGTCGTGCAATGAAATGCTAGGACGACGGACGATTTGCCCTAAAAATGCGTGGCGCAGAGCAGTAGTAGAAGACGGTAGGCTTCTCACAATGTCTTGAAGAGAGTTGAACCACATTTCTGCAAGCTgtcaacgatggcgcgtagctgTAGTTGACGTACTGTACCTCGGGACAATGGCAACTTCATACGAGAGGAGAAATGGACATGAAGGGACTCATTAAGAGTATAAATACCAAGTTGTATGCAAATCGTGTATTTGTTCAGTGAGTGATCGTCGATCAGATAAGGCAATCCAGTAGAAAAGTAcaagcatggaaaaaatcgagTTTCTCGGCGTGATTAAGTTCCCTGTTGAATTCCTCTGCCATCTCTCCAATCGTCAAACGACGATTGGAACGCACAAGGGCATTCACTTTGGCCACATGAAAGTCGTCAATTGAGGTTGAAGATCTTCCTAAACGAGGGTCACCTTCCTTTGATATTCTGCCTTCCTTGAATCGTTTAAACCACTCGTGACACCGTGAACGACTCATCAGTTCATCACCAAAGGCTTACTGCAGCATTTGAAAAGTTGTGAAATATTTGCCCAATTTATCGCAAAATTTCACGCAAATACGTTGCTGAAAAGTGTGGAAATTTTTGATCAGACTTCGTATTTGGAGCCAACAACACCATCAGTCGCTTTTGGTCACGCTGTTCTGCAAGGCAGAAGTGAAGTCGCATCTGAAGAATTTCCACTGCCCGTGCTACGAAATCGTCAGCGGTTTTTATGTTATCTTTTACTTATCCCGAATAGGTTAATTAAGTGCTCAGGTGTCAATCATGGAGGCTGTCTTCTTTATGAAAATTGAAGGGACTAGCAAACTGGACGGGAAAAGTTCTGTAGCTCTCCCATTCAGTATCTCATCACAACCAAGAATTCTGTGGGAGTTCAACGTGTGTTTACTGCAATCAGCGAATCTATAACTCATCAGATGTTCGATAATTCGATTTTTGTTTTGGAAAAACACTAGCTACACTGTTGGTTTCTAGGAGTTCTACCACTCTTATTGGGATCACCTAAGTTTTGATATTCGTGAAATTGTTATGTTGGCGATTGGCTTGGTTCTTTTTTTAGCAGTATTCAGTTCAGTTCCATTAACTTGAGCTGGGATTTTATATGTGATTGGTTAGGTATTCAAGGGCGAAAACTAGAATTCTGTTTCAATGTAAGAGGAATTTTTGCCGGAGTCGAAAAAATAACATCCCTAGAGTATCCACCAATTAAGTAAgatgataaatttttcaaaaactgttatGTCTCCACTGAATTTTGGAGCTGAAAATTTCAAGACAGGATCAAGATTATTTGATTCTTCTACTTGAAAAAAAGCTTCCATTTTCGAATAATGCTTGCTCAGTTAATTTCTGCTATTCGAAAAGCAGCTTCCTCCTTTTCGCTACGTTGGAATGAATTCCTTTCGCATTTTGATACCGGAACAtttctttgaaacaaaatttatttcttattttgaattgaatatgCAAACACGAGACTAACTTTATATTTTCTGTGCAACTCTACTTGACTTCGAAATTCTAAACGAAAAGATAACTCTCGAGGAGATGCGTCAATCGGACATTGTGAATGGTGGTGGCCAGGTTATAAATGGAACGAATGGTGTAGTTGATTTGGCAAAGAATGGTGGAGTCCTTGACCCTCGCCTAACAATTTTCGGATACACTACCGAAGCTATAAACATGCTTTTGGTGCCAATGTTTGCGAATAAGTAAGTAAAAGTTTACGAAGTTGGTTACCAAATTACAATGCttctatttttcaaattgcAGGAAAGAGGCCTTAGGGTCAATGGGCAACGACGCTCCGTTAGCGTGTCTTTCTAATTTCCAGCCACTACCCTATGAATATTTCAAGCAATTGTTCGCTCAAGTCACCAATCCTCCAATTGATCCGTTCCGTGAAAAGATTGTTATGTCTTTACAATGTCCCATTGGACCCGAAGCAAACCTACTGCATCCTTCCGCTGAACAAGTTCACCGACTTTGGATATCGAACCCAATCTTGAGCATTGCTGATCTGGAAATGTTGAAACGCACCAAACACAGAGGCTGGACGACTAAAGTTCTTGATATCACCTTCCCATAttcggaagggattgaaggataTACAGACACGATGCGAAGGATTTGTATTGAAGGCCAAGATGCTGCTGAGAAAGGTGCTCAGTTACTTGTTATTTCTGACCGGAACGCCGGAGAAGGACGAGTTCCAGTTTCTGCTCTCTTAGCACTTGGCGCGTTGCATCAACATTTGATTGAAACGCGTCAACGAATGAAAGTTGGGTTGATCGTTGAAACTGGTGAAGCCCGAGAGGTTCATCATGTATGCGTTCTTTTAGGCTACGGTGCTGATGCTATCTGTCCATACTTGGCTTTTGAATTAGCTGCCGCCCTGCGTGATGAGGGTGTCTTTGATAGGGCTATGAGTGATAAGGAGATTTATGCTGCATATGCTCAGGCTATTGACACCGGTATCGCAAAGGTTATGGCTAAGATGGGTATCAGCACGCTGCAGTCCTACAAAAGTGCGCAAATTTTCGAAGCAGTTGGTTTGGGCCCGGAAATTATCGATCGATGTTTCCGCGGAACACCTAGTCGACTGGGTGGTATTGGACTGGAAACTTTAGCGAAGGATGCCTTCGATCGATATAACCTGACGTACGCACATTTGACACCTGATGTGAAGATCCTGCGAAATCCCGGCCAATATCATTGGCGTCATGGTGGTGAGGCTCATATTAATGAACCTAGTTCTATTGCAAGCTTGCAGGAAGCGGCAGTTCGAAACGATAAGAACGCTTACGAACGGTTCCGCGCTTCAACATTGGAGAGCGTGAGGCAATGTACTTTGAGAGGCCAACTTGAACTTGTTGACGATCGGGAAAAAATTGATATTTCAGAGGTAGAACCAGCTAGTGAGATCGTTAAGAGGTAGTACCAAAATATTTAAGCTCGTTGGACGCATAACTGATATACTCTTTCGTAGATTTGCAACCGGTGCTATGAGTTTTGGAAGTATTTCACTTGAAGCGCATACAACCCTTGCCATCACAATGAATCGTATTGGCGGCAAAAGTAACACCGGTGAAGGCGGTGAAGATGCAGATCGATATCTAGGTACAAACCTGTCACACCGCTATATCGATTTTTCTCTAATTTTGCCATTAATTACAGATGAAGGCACCGAAAACAGCACACGATCAGCAATCAAGCAAGTCGCTTCCGGTCGTTTTGGTGTTACCGCATCTTACCTAGCCCATGCCGATGACCTTCAAATCAAAATGGCACAGGGTGCTAAACCCGGAGAAGGTGGTGAATTACCAGGATACAAAGTGACAAAAGACATCGCACATACTCGTCACTCCGTGCCGGGAGTCGGTTTGATTTCGCCACCACCTCATCACGATATCTATTCCATTGAAGATTTGGCTGAGCTCATTTACGATTTGAAATGCTCAAATCCTAAAGCGAGGATAAGTGTTAAGTTGGTATCGGAAGTAGGAGTTGGTGTCGTTGCGGCTGGTTGTGTTAAGGTGAGTTGCTGAGATGGTCGTTGAATTTATGAAAGAGTTTTCACCAGTGCACTTATTAGGCTTTAACAATTCAACCATAGATTTTGCTAACAATGCTGTATTTCTCTACAGGGAAAAGCAGAACATCTTGTAATCTCCGGACATGATGGCGGCACCGGTGCTAGTTCATGGACTGGTATTAAATCGGCTGGTCTACCATGGGAATTGGGTATTGCTGAAACACATCAAGTTCTTGTACTAAATAATCTTCGTTCAAGGTAAATACGCTTTTCACAAAACTGTTGCATCTCTGTTCTGTATCGAAATAATTTTACACTGAAGACGCCTGGTTTGCCAGATTCGTGAATACTATAAGCCTATAAGGGAAAAAACGGGACACTTCAAAATTCGTAGAGACCTAAAGCCTACTAAAGTTTCGTGAAGGATGAAAAACTCTCGTGATAATCGCAAACGTACACGTGAAAATGAACATTCACGAGACGATGCCATTTCAAATCCGAACAAGTACTTAAGCAAATGAGAAATGCAGAGAAAAAAATGCAACAATAAATGCGTTTGCTTGACGGTGGATTGATTGGTTGAGCCTATGGATAGAAAATACAGTTGGGTTTCCTGTGTTCATTCTCGAAAAATCGTATTTATTCAACAGAAGAGAAGGACGATGACTTTCTCCTCGTTGGATATATTTCTGTGCTCTCGTTGTTGATGAGAATCGAAAGGTTCGAAAAAAGCCCGAAATCACATTAACTAGAAAATAACCCAAATTGAAAGATCGTGGTGTTATGTGTCGATCCGAAATCCGATCCCTGCTTCTGCGCGCGTATTTGATTGTGTTGTCATATGGCCAGCGGTTATTAATTAGTAATTTGTTTTAATTATTCCTTTATATTGTTAGAACTGAAAAGTTTTATGCTCATTGCGCTCACTCTTTTAGGACTGTCGTACAAGCCGATGGTCAGCTGCGTACTgggtttgatgttgtcgttgctggaATTTTGGGTGCAGATGAATTTGGTTTCAGTACAGCCCCCTTGATTGTAATGGGTAAGTAGTACACATGCTAGATAACCtgacatgcatgtttcaaattaATCCATGACCTCGATTTCAGGCTGCACAATGATGCGAAAATGCCACTTGAACACATGCCCCGTTGGTATTGCCACCCAGGATCCGGTTCTAAGAGCGAAATTTGCAGGAAAACCAGAACATGTAATTAACTTCTTCTTCATGCTTGCCGAAGATGTAAGTCTGCTTCTATATTTTCATCCGTAATGGACAAATTTATACATTTTCTATCAAACTTTATAGATTCGTCAAGAAATGGCCAAACTGGGTATCCGTAAGTTCCAAGATTTGATTGGTCGTACTGATCTCCTCAGAGAGCGCAAAAACCGTTCATCGAAAGCCGCTCAATTGGATTTATCCTTGCTGCTGAAGAACGCTCTAGAAATTCGTCCAAAGACGAACATCGTTGGGGGCTCAGTGAAACAAGACTTTGGTATTGAATCACGTTGCGATATGGACTTGATTAAATACTTTGGGAACGTTATTGATGGACCTGAACAGAAGGACTCAATCAGCATGCAAATCAATAACACGATGCGCACATTCGGTTCGACATTGAGTTATCACATTGCTTGGTAAGGATTTAGAATGAGACAAAAACCATTAGCCGATCTTAAAGAAAATGTCCTTCCTTAACTTTATTATTAGCGTAATATAATTTGATATCCTTTATTGaaatttgtaaattatttttagTAAATACGGCGAAGATGGTCTCCCGGAAGGCAAAAACATTTCTATTAATGTCGAAGGATCAGCGGGGCAGAGCTTCTGCGCTTTCTTAGCACGAGGTGTTAATGTAACACTTGTTGGAGATGCTAACGATTATGTTGGCAAAGGTCTGTCTGGAGGAAATATTGTGATCTATCCACCACCGTCCAGTAAATTTGAATCGCATTTGAATGTGATTGTTGGAAATGTTTGCTTGTACGGTGCCACCCGGGGCAAGGCTTTCTTCCGAGGAATTGCTGCTGAACGTTTCTGTGTTCGTAACTCTGGAGCTATTGCTGTTGTTGAGGTAAGTACTCTCGTCAGGAAAACAGTTGATCACAAATTTTCAACTCATTTTCCATTTATAATCACTTACAGGGCGTTGGTGATCATGGCTGTGAATACATGACTGATGGTCTAGTCGTAATCTTAGGCCTAACAGGACGAAACTTCGCTGCCGGTATGTCTGGTGGAATTGCCTATGTATATGACATAGACGGCTCGTTCAGATCTAAAGTAAATCCAGAATCGGTTGAACTTCTCCCATTGGAGAATGAAAAAGATATTGAAACAGTGAAGTCTCTGCTCGATGAATTTGTGAAGGCTACAAATTCTGTGATAGCCGCGGATCTACTTCAAAATTGGCCAGCGGTCCAATCAAAATTCATTAAAGTGTTCCCATATGAATATCAGCGTGCATTACGTGCTCTCGAAGAAGAAAAGATTGAAAAGGCCGTTCAAAAAGACGTGAAAGCTGTTGAAAATGGTGTTGTCGAGCCCAGCATTAAAGACATTGAGGAGGCTATTCAAGATATTGCTCTGGAAAAGAAACGTGCTGAAAAAGTCCTGGACAAGACTCGTGGTTTCATCAAATACAAACGCGAGGCAAGCATTTATCGTGACGCTACCACTCGGCAAAAAGATTGGGATGAAGTTTACAACTTCCCTCATGTACGTAAATATTTACGAGTACAGGCAGCTCGCTGTATGGAATGTGGTGTTCCATTCTGTCAATCGAATGTACATGGCTGTCCTCTGGGTAATATCATTCCAAAGTGGAATGACTTGATATTCCATGGATCATGGAAAGAAGCTCTTAATCAATTGCTGCAAACAAACAACTTCCCAGAATTCACGGGACGTGTATGTCCTGCACCGTGCGAAGGAGCCTGCGTCCTTGGAATCTCCGAGCCGCCGGTGACAATTAAGAACATCGAGTGTGCCATAATTGATCATGCTTTTGAACAAGGCTGGATCAAACCAGAGGTGTAGAAAAGAAACATTACAAAGCCATTCAATCTCTAACTGTgttccatattttattgcagatTCCTGAAACCCGCACAGGTAAAAAGGTAGCTATTGTGGGATCTGGTCCATCTGGCTTGGCGGCTGCTCAACAGTTGAATCGTGCTGGCCATTATGTAACGGTATTTGAAAGGAACGATCGCGTCGGAGGTCTCCTTCAATATGGTATTCCAACTATGAAACTGTCGAAAGATGTTGTAAAGCGTCGTGTTGACTTGATGGCAGCTGAGGGCATTGAATTCAAAACAAACATTCACGTTGGCAAGGACATCAAAGCTGAAACATTGTTGAATGAGTAAGTATTAACTTTTGTATACAGTTATGGTATTTGTTAGAAAAGTAGACTCTATACCTAGATATAAGCTTTGCGATTGATGTAACCGATGATTTGATATTGCAATATTGTAAATAACAGGATGGAATTGAACATCCACTTCCGTGCAAATTAGAATATGTGCTGGCCCTActgaggctctgcagtcctgccgcCAGATGCTCTTAATATACCCCTGCACCTCTTTTCTCTGGTTCTTCACATAAAACACGCTGTAGTATGCAATGCTGTCAGACTACTTGTCGTACGGCAATGAATTACAAGGCACTGGGGCATGatctgagccccaagcgtaacatagctattcaAATTGCACTACTTAACAGCCGCTGACTGAGAGGGCGAAGCCTcatcacctgtgccaagtcgtGGCGGATTTGACTCTCGTTTAGCAAGACCCGATCGCGAGAGCTATTGACAGACGTGGATTACAGCGATTTGTACGAGGCACTGGTCTATAGGCGACCATaccgccagactcggcatatcctacaaATCGCATTTCCGAGTTGCGAAGACGAGGAAAAAACCCCCAGatactttctttgcgattgcccagctctagctaggatCAGGCTGCGAACAGTAGGTAGTCTATTGTTTGAGGAACTCAAGGAGATCTCTGGTTGCAGGATGGGAGAACTGTTTTCCTTCGggaatgctacgggctagctctgaagatctgaaccgGTTGGGCTCAGCGCCCCTTCCTCTTagcacagcagtcatggtcttaagaGTCTACGGTACTAAAACAACGAACCAGAGCGCTAATACCTGAGATATAAATCCTCTTGCCACTACTTTGCCACACCTTGATATGGTTTCTAGAAGATAACTGAGACTTTTCATACCCATTTCTGGATTTAACTATGGTAACTATTGGCAAGTTGTCGGGTACGGTATGGGACCCCATGAGTGCAATTTTGCAAGCGATTTACAGCTGATATCTCCGAAATGGATTTACGGTGAACGTTAGGGAAACTGAATTTggtatgttcactaagaacctTAAACTCCACGCTAGCTCCTTCATCAGGGGTGGAAATCTAACAAGTTCAAACAGTTTAATATTTAGGAGTGCATTTTAATTCCAAATTAATATGGAAACACTATCCATGCGTTTTGATGTACGAGTATACGTGAATTGCTTAATAGCTGAGGTTGAAAGCTGCTAGTACAAATCCGAAGGTTCGGTTGTTTAAGCAGAACTGGAGCAATGAAAACTAGCCATCGGCGAAGCTGTCCAAAATGTATCTCCCATTCACTTAGAGGGGAAATGGAAAACTGCTGACAATGCATATAGATTATGTACTATTAGTACTTGGAAAGGCGACGAACCATGCAGCCATGCGTTCAATTACCCGCAATCGAAATGATCTCCAGATTTACCTTTGGGAAAACATTCTCTCTGTCGTCatcattgaaaaagaaaaatgtacGCAGGATAATCCTTTGCTATTGCAGACAAAATCATCTTCGGCGAATCGGGAATGAGATCGCCTCGGAGTATTCTGGGAAAATCCGAGGAGGGAACTACCCTTGCTCCTCGGCAAAATGATTCCCATATTTCAGGCGTGTCCTCCTATTGGTAGCCGAACAATGTCAATGGTAAAACTCGTGGAATCGGACCATTTGAATTTGTTCCAACAGTTGAGCGTCATTATCAGGATTAAACATCATATTAAGCCAGTTCGTAGGGAATGGCCATCAGATGCTGCTTAAACTCGTTCTACTGAGCAAAAAGTTAATGATATAAGAGTCACTCCACTTAGGtatcgttgatgatgaaaaaactGACAGATTCGTCCGGCGTGGGTTTACCTCCTTCATAATGGTGAGACTAGAGCTGGCTCTTGGGGTTAAGTCAACCACTGGCAAATGTATTCTAATGAACCCATGCGCATTTGCATAGCCGGATAAACAATTTTGAATTCATGTTGGTAGGCGaacttttttgtgaaacaaccAGTAAGTGATGAATTCATCAGCGTATTCCAGGACTTTGATTAGGCTAGGTTTGTTAGTGGATTTATGCTATCAGATGAGTGTTGTGGTCCATTAAACTGAAAGCCAAAAATAGTGCTATTACTATCGTATTGTTGGTCTGCTTCAATATTTTGGCAGAGATCAAAAGAATAGAGATAGGCTGCATTCTTTTTGAGAATGGGAATGATTTGAATACTGTTTCAATCCGCGAAAATATGGGAAGCATGATGTAATGATACATTGAGATATCGAGATTATTTATCGCAGATTTCAGAAAGGAATAGCAAatttctatttctaaatagtttTCCCTTTAGAATCTGTTAAAAATTTTATGTGAAAACaagagcttattaaaatcggttcattgtctgtttgTTTGCCTTTTTTTATGGCTGGCGgtgaaaatcttggaaagatacttTAGCATCAGGTTGCACTAGCGTGTGGGACTCTCACCCACTAAACCATCCCCATTTTCTCCTTCTTTCATCGCAGAACCGCTGTAAAGATTTATTTCAAAGAGGATAGGCCCTACAACGATCAAGCCTTCCGCTTTTCGGGGGCTTCTTGCATACTCCGGTTTCCCAAGTTCAGCCGCAATTCTTCTGATTATAGAGTTCTCAGACTTCGTCATTTTCCCAATGATATTCTGCATGCTTAAGCTGATTTTTGGAGTGTTTTCCATGCTTCTTCTCTCTAAGAAAAATAGTGGACAATAGAACATGACATGCTGTGGGTCCTCAAgagtgcaaccacattcagagcAGACGGGAGGCCCATTTAATCTGAATTGGTACAAGTGCCTCCTGTAAGCTTCACGCTCTGACAAGAATTGGGTCAGGTGATAATTAATCACGTCGTGTggctgcgggggggggggggggcttcatTGTTAGATATCATCCGTCTTAGCGGTAGGCTGGTATTTACCGATAGTTTACTCAAGTAACTCAGCTTCGAAAGCAGGTCTGTTACGTCGATTGTTGAATGAGTTTGAGGAAAATACGATAGGCAATATCTGATAGGGAGAAATGTACGGGCGGATTCTCCCGGTTGCTTTTTGTagtaaaactagtttttgcctctttccTAAGgcctcctatgatagcatagccagggtaaaattgtacacgaccatgagagaattcggtatcccaacgaaactgaaaagactgactaggctgaccctgaccaatgtgcgaggccagataaaagcattaggatcactctcgagaccattcaacatcaacaacggtctaagacaaggagatgccctatcatgcgtcctctttaacctggccctggagaaaatgattcgtgattctgaggtaaatgcgagaggtacgatcctctttaatttcacccaactactggcctatgctgacgatatcgacatcatgggaagaacgacccgagacttccaaactgccttcatccagatcgagcaggcggcgcgagatcttgggctgcatatcaatgaaggcaagatcaaatatatggtggcaacgtcagcaccaaaaaccaaccaaccaacaacacgaaaccgcactagtcaaatgggaagaataaagataggagagtcctatctaggatcgaaaatcacaaccgatagcagctacgatgacgaaatccgcgcacagttgtgggcagccaacagagcctatttcagcttacaaaaactgtttcgttcgaaaggtttcaccatagggtcaaagctcttgttgtacaagccaatgatatcaccagttctcatgtattcctcggatacttgggttcttagcaagaaaaattgcaaactcttggccgcgttcgagagaagaatcctccgaagaatttttggccccttacattaAGGtgaacgattctgtagcctacataacgacgaaatctatgagcgatacaatgacctcTGGTctagttgtagataaaatccggttcaata includes:
- the LOC119650296 gene encoding glutamate synthase [NADH], amyloplastic isoform X1 codes for the protein MAPTNNHFESECELDKNKSKSSEDCSEAGICDVNISVGKSSDCSDKSSIDLGNDVEIESESDSAEQQEHEQMPWEAPKAQGLYNPENEHEACGVGFIVAIDGKRNHKILRNAQTLSERMNHRGACACDNDTGDGAGVLSSIPHELYAKEMAEQGIELPGNGDYATGIFYLDKRTHSESEQEFAALAESLGVTVIGWRTVPVDTNAIGAVARRSEPFCRQVFVTCPHKDGKELARHIFVLRKRATHELTKEGRRFYICSLSTRTIVYKGLFTSDQLWSYYTDLSNPMYSCYLALVHTRFSTNTFPSWERAHPLRVLAHNGEINTLRGNVNFMKAREGVMKSQVFGKDLKKLFPVVEPGLSDSGSADCVLEFLAMAGERSLPEAVMTMVPEAWQNDKTMPQAKRDFYQWSACVMEPWDGPALISFTDGRYIGAVLDRNGLRPSRFYVTADNLLIMASEVGVYDTDPSNVILKSRLKPGRMLLVDTEEKTLIQDVQLKEYIARSRPHSQWLKEKMITLEEMRQSDIVNGGGQVINGTNGVVDLAKNGGVLDPRLTIFGYTTEAINMLLVPMFANKKEALGSMGNDAPLACLSNFQPLPYEYFKQLFAQVTNPPIDPFREKIVMSLQCPIGPEANLLHPSAEQVHRLWISNPILSIADLEMLKRTKHRGWTTKVLDITFPYSEGIEGYTDTMRRICIEGQDAAEKGAQLLVISDRNAGEGRVPVSALLALGALHQHLIETRQRMKVGLIVETGEAREVHHVCVLLGYGADAICPYLAFELAAALRDEGVFDRAMSDKEIYAAYAQAIDTGIAKVMAKMGISTLQSYKSAQIFEAVGLGPEIIDRCFRGTPSRLGGIGLETLAKDAFDRYNLTYAHLTPDVKILRNPGQYHWRHGGEAHINEPSSIASLQEAAVRNDKNAYERFRASTLESVRQCTLRGQLELVDDREKIDISEVEPASEIVKRFATGAMSFGSISLEAHTTLAITMNRIGGKSNTGEGGEDADRYLDEGTENSTRSAIKQVASGRFGVTASYLAHADDLQIKMAQGAKPGEGGELPGYKVTKDIAHTRHSVPGVGLISPPPHHDIYSIEDLAELIYDLKCSNPKARISVKLVSEVGVGVVAAGCVKGKAEHLVISGHDGGTGASSWTGIKSAGLPWELGIAETHQVLVLNNLRSRTVVQADGQLRTGFDVVVAGILGADEFGFSTAPLIVMGCTMMRKCHLNTCPVGIATQDPVLRAKFAGKPEHVINFFFMLAEDIRQEMAKLGIRKFQDLIGRTDLLRERKNRSSKAAQLDLSLLLKNALEIRPKTNIVGGSVKQDFGIESRCDMDLIKYFGNVIDGPEQKDSISMQINNTMRTFGSTLSYHIACKYGEDGLPEGKNISINVEGSAGQSFCAFLARGVNVTLVGDANDYVGKGLSGGNIVIYPPPSSKFESHLNVIVGNVCLYGATRGKAFFRGIAAERFCVRNSGAIAVVEGVGDHGCEYMTDGLVVILGLTGRNFAAGMSGGIAYVYDIDGSFRSKVNPESVELLPLENEKDIETVKSLLDEFVKATNSVIAADLLQNWPAVQSKFIKVFPYEYQRALRALEEEKIEKAVQKDVKAVENGVVEPSIKDIEEAIQDIALEKKRAEKVLDKTRGFIKYKREASIYRDATTRQKDWDEVYNFPHVRKYLRVQAARCMECGVPFCQSNVHGCPLGNIIPKWNDLIFHGSWKEALNQLLQTNNFPEFTGRVCPAPCEGACVLGISEPPVTIKNIECAIIDHAFEQGWIKPEIPETRTGKKVAIVGSGPSGLAAAQQLNRAGHYVTVFERNDRVGGLLQYGIPTMKLSKDVVKRRVDLMAAEGIEFKTNIHVGKDIKAETLLNDYDAVLLTTGSTWPRDLPLTNRDLQGIHFAMEFLESTQKKQLGGTKENISAAGKDVIIIGGGDTGCDCIATSLRQGAKTITTFEILPEPPKSRAHDNPWPQWPKVFRVDYGHEEVRVKFGKDPRQYLTTTKEFIGENGRITGVNTIQVEWTQSPTGQWSMKEVPGSEKYYPADLVLLAMGFLGPEKTVPTELGLELDNRGNIKAVNGQYGTSNSKVFAAGDCRRGQSLVVWAITEGRQAARQVDSYLIGHPSGLPVAGGVVDPARNV